The Caretta caretta isolate rCarCar2 chromosome 5, rCarCar1.hap1, whole genome shotgun sequence genome contains a region encoding:
- the LOC142072017 gene encoding uncharacterized protein LOC142072017, with protein sequence MQSSSAQVTMMESQNRKRAPAWTEREVRDLIAVWGEESVLSELRSSFRNAKTFLKISQGMKDRGHNRDPKQCRVKLKELRQAYQKTREANSRSGSEPQTCRFYDELHAILGGSATTTPAVLFDSFNGDGGNTEVGFGDKEDDDEEEVVDSSQQASGETGFPDSQELFLTLDLEPVPPEPTQGCLLDPAGGEGTSAACVSMITGSSPPQRLVKLRKKKKRTRDEMFSELMLSSHTDRAQTNAWRQIMSECRKAQNDREETWRAEESKWRAEESKWRAEDRAEAQMWRQRDERRQDSMLRLLQDQTSMLQCMVELQQRQLENRLPLLPLCNQPPSSPSSIVSTPRRPRTRWGGLRPTSHSTTEDCPKKRRLAFNKF encoded by the exons atgcagagctcatcagcacaggtgaccatgatggagtcccagaatcgcaaaagagctccagcatggaccgaacgggaggtacgggatctgatcgctgtttggggagaggaatccgtgctatcagaactccgttccagttttcgaaatgccaaaacctttctgaaaatctcccagggcatgaaggacagaggccataacagggacccgaagcagtgccgcgtgaaactgaaggagctgaggcaagcctaccagaaaaccagagaggcgaacagccgctctgggtcagagccccaaacatgccgcttctatgatgagctgcatgccattttagggggttcagccaccactaccccagccgtgttgtttgactccttcaatggagatggaggcaatacggaagtaggttttggggacaaagaagatgatgatgaggaggaggttgtagatagctcacagcaagcaagcggagaaaccggttttcccgacagccaggaactgtttctcaccctagacctggagccagtaccccccgaacccacccaaggctgcctcctggacccagcaggcggagaagggacctctg ctgcatgtgtttcaatgatcacaggatcttctcctccccagaggctagtgaagcttagaaagaaaaaaaaacgcactcgggatgaaatgttctccgagctcatgctgtcctcccacactgacagagcacagacgaatgcgtggaggcaaataatgtcagagtgcaggaaagcacaaaatgaccgggaggagacgtggagggctgaagagagtaagtggcgggctgaagagagtaagtggcgggctgaagacagggctgaagctcaaatgtggcggcagcgtgatgagaggaggcaggattcaatgctgaggctgctgcaggaccaaaccagtatgctccagtgtatggttgagctgcagcaaaggcagctggagaacagactgccactgctgcccctctgtaaccaacccccctcctccccaagttccatagtctccacacccagacgcccaagaacgcggtgggggggcctccggccaaccagccactccaccacagaggattgcccaaaaaaaagaaggctggcattcaataaattttaa